The genome window AACACGTGGTGCCCGAATTTGCGGTGGTAATATTAATTATGTTCTACAATATTATTTGTTTGTGAAGAAATAATAGTGATCCCAGTAATACTAACAATCTTATGGGCCGAAATCCTGTCTTGAGCCCAAAATTTGTACCAACTATTAAGCCACTAACGAATTGGTCCAACATGAAAAAAGCCCAAGGTCACACAGTCATACTCACACCACACCACGGCATTGATTCGTGTCCAATCTCATGGGCCAAAGGCAGGTCTGGAGCCCAAAATCTGTACCAAGGAGCTTCATTGCTGGACCGAACATGGGCCGGAATATGCAAAAGGCCCAACGGCACTCGGCCGGTGGGTTCTGGTTGCGGTGCCAAGAGGGCTGATTCATGACATCCACGTGTCCTAAAAGGCTTATACGTGTAAACCAACCTACAACCCCGTCTCTCTGCCCTTTCTGTGGGCGTCAGACGAATTCAGACAAAACTTGATTGAAGGTTGAAACCATAGAGGATAAAGACCACCCAGAatattcattgtccaaaattctcACACCTGCAAGCGATCTCGATTCGATCTTCACTATGTCTGCAACATCACAGCCTCAATCGGCCAATATATcaggtaattaattaagaaagGATAACAATTAGGCCTATTACTCTGTTTCTCCAAAACCAACTCCAGTCCAATACACTGCTCTGTTTTTGGTGTGTATGTAGAGATTGCTAGAGACATATATCTATGGAGGAGCAAGAAGCTTTCAGTCACTGTTCTTACTGTGGCAACAGCTATCTGGGTTTTACTAGATGTTTATGAATTCAACTTCATCACTGTTGCTTCATGGCTGTCCATGTTTATTGTTTCTTCACTCTTCTTATATGCCAATCTACTCAGGCTTCTGGGCAAGTGAGTAATTagcttaattaattttgttttcattgtagATTGATACATGAATTAAGTGGGAGTAATTAATTTGGTTTCTGCAGGCAGCCACCGGACTTGTCTGGACTGGAGATTACAGAGGAACAAGCTGTCGTGATGGCGAATTCATGTCGAGAAATGATGGAAGAATTTGTGAGATGGATGTTTAGAGTGAGTGCTGAGGGAGATTGGTTTGAATTTGCTAAAACAGTGGCTGGGTTGTTGTTACTCTCCTATGTGGCCAGTTGCTGTGATCTGCTAACACTTCTTTACATAGGTATATGCCTAAAATGGAGATAAATTAGGTGCTATGTTACCTATCTATAAGTAAGTGTGTGTTacgtgtatgtgtatatatatgtatatacacaattCATTTTGTAGTTCTTGAAGGCCGAGAGTTCGATTCTAAGCTGACACCAACTGACCTATCGAACCTGAGTGTGGGCTGCCCATAGGGCACGTGAGGCCAAGAGTTCGATTCTAAGTTGATATTAACTATCCTGTTGAACCTGAGTGTGGGCTGCCCATAGGGCACGTCTGTTGACTTGTTCTCAGGTACCATAGGGTTAAAATTTGGTgatattaattgtttttttttttgcaggaatTGTGACATGCATGACAATTCCAGTAATGTATGCGAAGAATGAGGAGAAGATAAAGAGGTGCAGAGATTGGATAATGGCAGAATTGAGGTGGTTTTATGAGATGATAGACAATAAGGTAATCAAGAACATCAAGAACAGGATGTCGGTGGTTAAAGAGACAAAGCACAAGAAGGTTCAGTAGTTGTTTTATGTATGTTTTCGTGGGGAATAAAGGTCTTATGTACAGTATTATGTATGTCCATGTTCTTTTTCATGGTGTTTTGTAATTTATGGATTTATTGCCTTCGATCGGGTTTGCAAAATATTAATACGTATGCTCCAAGCTATATAGTAACGCAATTATGGTAAATACTAGGAAATTATCGACACATATTTGATGATGATTTCCCATTGGATTAAGGATCGTAAATACCAGGAAATTATCATCGGATATTTGATGATTGCAATTGTCTACATAAGAGAAATTTTATATATAGGAAAACACGCAAAAGGACCCTAGTCAGGCTTTAATAATAAAGAGTTGTGAGGAGTCATCTAGAAGCAGCTTCAATCAGGTCCAAGTCTAGTTAAACCATATGGTTGTGGAAATTAGAGAATCATGAAAAAGAAACTAAACTTATTTCCTGGTGTTATACAGAATAGTCGAAATATAATACGAGGTCATGGTAGTACCACAAAGCGCGGAGGCGCTACGCATTTGTTAAAAGGACTTAGTCCACCGGAAGCGTAAATTTCCAGGAAGAAACAATGAAATGAGATGAAATGCAACTAATAAATTAAGTATACTcataattcctatatatataatcagAGCATGAGACCCAACAGCTGCATCTTATTCTCATCATAAAAAAGCTACGCATTGTGCCAGAGTTATGGAAGAAGCAGCTGCAGGGGCTCTGCTAGGAGTTGTGGTTCAGGAGCTCTATCGAGCGACTGTGGCGGCAGTCCAGAGAGCTACTTCCTTCCGTCATGAACTCAAACTACTCGAATCCACACTCAGGACTGTGACCCCAAAGATCAACCACATTGATCAATTAACAAGCAATATCCGAAACAGTTTTCCAAAAGAACTGCTAGCAGAGATCCAAATGTTCAAGCTACTTCTTATCCGCGGAAAGGAGCTCGTTATGACTTGCTCAGAAATCCCAAGATGGAGAATATGGAAAAAGTACAGGTACGCGAAGAAGATTAGAACTTTCAATGAATCTCTTGGAAACCTCGTCAGAATTCAGTTGCCTGGAGTGCAGTTGGACCTGATCCTCCTGGGAGTACTTagtcaaatgaacaaaatgaaTGGGAACCTACTTAGGAAGGATATTCAACATGAATTCTCATCCATCCCCAATTCAACGCCAATCAACCAAGGTCCCAGAAATGAAACAACATATCAGAGCAAGATTTGCTCTATAAACTGCTGTAGCATGTGCTGCTCTAGTACTCCAGCCTGTCTGGGATCACAACCGCACTGATTccattaccttttcttttcaatattcTCCAAGCTCCACCAAGAAATTGTTTCCACTGTTGATCATGTTGTTATTAAAAGTGTTCTTGCAGGATTGTTAGCTCATAGTGAATAATGGGTTGAAAGACAGCTTTCCAATTAATTGTGAAAATAACATTGTTCCATACTTTTTTTTGGATTCCTCGATCGTAATGCTAGTGATGCAGCGCAGGGAATGGCATTTTGCCGAACACTTGATGCGCATGACAATAATCTCAGATGCTCCAAACTAACGCAATTACAAGTAACACACTAACACTAACACATATGAGCATTTTTTATGAGTACGAAGGTCACAGAACAAAGAGCAATCTTGACTCGGTCACCACAATGAAACAAATCCAAACGCCATTGATTAGCCCCAATTTACAAGGACCCAAACGAAGAGAGCAAGCAAACCCCCAACTTTCTTGATAGTTTCGAATCGTTGCGACAAGCAAATACCCTCCGGCCTCCACGAACCCAACAGGATATCGTTATTCATCAACGTGAAGTCAAGAACTACCGCCAACGAACACCCAGCTTAATTGGGCCTTCCGAGAGAAACTGCCATTGTATAACTGGGCCTCTTATTTGTTTAA of Tripterygium wilfordii isolate XIE 37 chromosome 13, ASM1340144v1, whole genome shotgun sequence contains these proteins:
- the LOC120013427 gene encoding reticulon-like protein B13 gives rise to the protein MSATSQPQSANISEIARDIYLWRSKKLSVTVLTVATAIWVLLDVYEFNFITVASWLSMFIVSSLFLYANLLRLLGKQPPDLSGLEITEEQAVVMANSCREMMEEFVRWMFRVSAEGDWFEFAKTVAGLLLLSYVASCCDLLTLLYIGIVTCMTIPVMYAKNEEKIKRCRDWIMAELRWFYEMIDNKVIKNIKNRMSVVKETKHKKVQ